One genomic region from Lycorma delicatula isolate Av1 chromosome 1, ASM4794821v1, whole genome shotgun sequence encodes:
- the LOC142326807 gene encoding uncharacterized protein LOC142326807 has protein sequence MNFMIMHLCLVYLTYLCSIIGSIQSICDKTFTCADWGTAQICVPDLSGGYKMVAQVRCPLIMPFCNKKSGTCVPFSGDWGEINVENDNFICMKDGVFPDAENCNTFHICENNKAQTYQCATKGFFYNSLSHTCEKGISCQTLNNKCVQEDAYKVPFPNDLRFFAYCYHQKPRFVNKCDGDDLFDIHFQECKPLCIKEGKLIDSKNQSRFHLCSIVKDSRGKESYMLSTLDCPPETIFNKLADGCVNFNSYQTSKYLEKSTISSSLITDLYSKIFGILNAIKNDLNTIKNNERNVSSTM, from the exons ATGAACTTTATGATTATGCACCTTTGTCTTGTTTATTTAACTTACTTATGTTCCATT atTGGATCGATACAAAGTATATGTGATAAAACATTTACTTGTGCTGATTGGGGAACAGCACAAATTTGTGTCCCTGACCTCAGTGGGGGTTATAAAATGGTCGCCCAAGTGCGTTGCCCTTTAATAATGCCATTCTGTAACAAAAAATCTGGAACTTGTGTACCTTTTAGCGGCGATTGGGGGGAAATTAATgttgaaaatgataatttcattTGTATGAAGGATGGAGTTTTCCCAGATGCAGAAAACTGCAACACATTTCATATTTGTGAAAACAATAAAGCACAGACTTATCAATGTGCtactaaaggttttttttataattccttatCACACACATGTGAAAAAGGTATTTCCTGTCAAACACTCAATAATAAGTGTGTTCAAGAAGATGCTTATAAAGTACCTTTCCCAAATGACCTAAGATTTTTTGCATATTGTTATCACCAGAAACCGAGATTTGTCAATAAATGTGATGGAGATGATCTGTTCGATATTCATTTTCAAGAATGTAAACCTCTTTGCATAAAGGAAGGAAAGTTAATAGATTCCAAAAATCAGTCTAGATTCCATTTATGTTCAATAGTAAAAGACTCAAGAGGGAAAGAAAGCTATATGCTTTCTACATTAGATTGTCctcctgaaacaatttttaataaactagctGATGGGTGTGTAAATTTCAATAGTTatcaaacttcaaaatatttagagAAATCTACAATATCAAGTTCATTAATAACTGATttatattccaaaatatttggaatacttaatgcaattaaaaatgatttgaacacaataaaaaataatgaaagaaatgtctCCAGTACAATgtga